A genomic region of Glycine max cultivar Williams 82 chromosome 15, Glycine_max_v4.0, whole genome shotgun sequence contains the following coding sequences:
- the LOC100820620 gene encoding cationic peroxidase 2 — protein sequence MEERSLYSLVFLVLALAIVNKVHGQGTRVGFYSSTCPRAESIVKSTVTTHVNSDSTLAAGLLRMHFHDCFVQGCDASVLIAGSGTERTAFANLGLRGFEVIDDAKKQLEAACPGVVSCADILALAARDSVVLSGGLSYQVLTGRRDGRISQASDVSNLPAPFDSVDVQKQKFTAKGLNTQDLVTLVGAHTIGTTACQFFSNRLYNFTANGPDPSIDPSFLSQLQSLCPQNGDGSKRVALDTGSQTKFDLSYYSNLRNSRGILQSDQALWSDASTKTTVQRYLGLIRGLLGLTFNVEFGKSMVKMGNIELKTGTDGEIRKICSAIN from the exons ATGGAGGAACGTAGTTTGTACTCACTAGTGTTTCTTGTGCTTGCTTTGGCTATTGTGAACAAAGTGCATGGGCAAGGGACGCGTGTAGGGTTCTATTCGAGTACATGCCCACGCGCTGAGTCCATTGTTAAGTCCACAGTTACAACCCATGTTAATTCTGATAGTACTTTGGCTGCTGGGTTGCTTCGGATGCACTTCCATGATTGCTTTGTGCAAGGTTGTGACGCTTCTGTTCTCATTGCCGGTTCTGGCACTGAGAGAACAGCATTTGCAAACCTTGGTTTACGAGGATTTGAGGTTATTGATGATGCAAAGAAACAGCTCGAGGCTGCATGCCCCGGTGTTGTGTCTTGCGCTGATATCCTTGCTCTTGCTGCTCGTGATTCCGTTGTTCTG AGTGGTGGACTGAGTTATCAAGTGCTTACTGGACGCAGAGATGGACGCATATCACAGGCTTCCGACGTGAGTAACTTGCCTGCTCCTTTTGACTCTGTTGATGTTCAGAAACAAAAGTTCACAGCAAAGGGCCTCAACACTCAAGACCTCGTCACCCTTGTTG gtGCACATACCATTGGTACTACAGCTTGCCAGTTCTTCAGTAACAGATTGTACAACTTCACCGCGAATGGTCCTGACCCTTCCATCGACCCTTCATTTCTTTCCCAACTACAATCACTATGCCCTCAAAACGGTGACGGTTCAAAACGAGTAGCGCTAGATACGGGTAGTCAAACCAAATTTGATTTATCTTACTATAGTAATTTGAGGAATTCTCGTGGAATTCTGCAATCTGATCAAGCACTATGGAGTGATGCTTCCACAAAGACAACTGTTCAGAGGTACTTGGGCTTAATAAGAGGGTTACTTGGATTAACATTCAACGTGGAATTTGGGAAGTCTATGGTGAAAATGGGCAACATTGAGTTGAAAACCGGTACCGATGGTGAAATTCGCAAGATATGTTCTGCCATCAACTAG
- the LOC100783523 gene encoding cationic peroxidase 2: MEGQSLYSLVFLVLALAIVNTVHGQGTRVGFYSSTCPRAEFIVRSTVQSHVRSDPTLAAGLLRMHFHDCFVQGCDASVLIAGDGTERTAFANLGLRGFEVIDNAKTQLEAACPGVVSCADILALAARDSVSLSGGPNWQVPTGRRDGRISQASDVSNLPAPFDSVDVQKQKFAAKGLNTQDLVTLVGGHSIGTTACQFFSNRLYNFTANGPDSSINPLFLSQLRALCPQNSGGSNRVALDTGSQTRFDTSYFANLRIGRGILQSDQALWNDPSTKSFVQRYLGGFKGLLFNVEFAKSMVKMSNIELKTGTDGEIRKICSAIN; the protein is encoded by the exons ATGGAGGGACAGAGTTTGTACTCACTAGTGTTTCTTGTGCTTGCTCTGGCCATTGTGAACACAGTGCATGGGCAAGGGACGCGTGTAGGGTTCTATTCGAGTACATGCCCACGGGCTGAGTTCATTGTTAGGTCCACAGTTCAATCCCACGTTAGGTCTGATCCTACCTTGGCTGCTGGGTTGCTTCGGATGCACTTCCATGATTGCTTTGTGCAAGGTTGCGATGCTTCTGTTCTCATTGCCGGTGATGGAACTGAGAGAACAGCATTTGCAAACCTTGGTTTACGAGGATTTGAGGTTATTGATAATGCAAAGACACAGCTCGAGGCTGCGTGCCCCGGTGTTGTGTCTTGTGCTGATATCCTTGCTCTTGCAGCTCGTGATTCCGTTTCTCTG AGTGGTGGACCGAATTGGCAAGTGCCTACTGGACGCAGAGATGGACGCATATCACAGGCTTCCGATGTGAGTAACTTGCCTGCTCCTTTTGACTCTGTTGATGTTCAGAAACAAAAGTTCGCAGCAAAGGGTCTCAACACTCAAGACCTCGTCACCCTTGTCG GTGGGCATAGCATTGGTACTACAGCATGCCAATTCTTCAGTAATAGATTATACAACTTCACTGCAAATGGTCCTGACTCTTCCATCAaccctttatttctttctcaacTTAGAGCACTCTGCCCACAAAATAGTGGCGGTTCAAACCGAGTGGCTCTTGATACGGGTAGTCAAACCAGATTTGACACATCTTACTTTGCTAATTTGAGGATTGGCCGTGGAATTCTGCAGTCTGATCAAGCACTTTGGAATGATCCTTCCACGAAGTCATTTGTACAGAGGTACCTGGGCGGCTTCAAAGGCTTGCTTTTCA